The DNA region gaaacaTGATTTATTGTAAAGAAGTTCTAAGGAATAATACTACTATGATTATATATACCTTGAAACAAACATAGCGTGACACTGCAACTATTGGCTTTTCTTCAAAACTCTCACTTATTTTTTTGTACTAAAAAATTACACTATTTAGCCACATGGTAAACACTAAAAAGTTACATTATTTAGCCACTATTTAGCTTGTGTGTTTCATAAAATCATGGGATATAACTAGGCCATTGCTTGTAAGTGCTCTATTCACACCTGTTTAGGGGAAATTTCATACCTAACAACAGCATAAGACATATTTTGATTGCATCATAGACACATTTGCAAACAATGCCCCTAATCAGTGAGTCCAATCAAACCATTACCTGATTTATTATAAAGAGTTCAAACTTTTCGGCAAGATGACTTCTGGGGTAAAAATTCGTCAAGATAATGCTATTTTATTAAGTCTCAATATTACTTTTACTGCTATTACTAACTCAAATCACCCTTCTGCTAGCACACATAAGAAGAGACAGATTTCACCTGTTGAAAGTATATTAAACTAGATCAAGTGAGGCCAAGTTGCTGAGTGCTTGACAAATTATTCAAACAACACATTATCATCAAACCGCACGAATTGTGTAATTGAGATTATTATAGTAAAGGCAAGGCAAACAAGATAACTACTCCAACCTTAAAACTAATCATCGGCATTTCCTTGACAAATTATTCAAACAACACATTATCATCAAACCGCACGAATTGTGCAATTGAGATTATTATAGTAAAGGCAAGGCAAACAAGATAAGTACTCCAACCTTAAAACTAATCATCGGCATTTCCTATTGGAAGCACTGTTTATTTACAGCTCTCTGCACAAGCTCCCCATTCCCCCAAGTCCAATCCCAATAACTTTCAATTGAATTATAGCCCAAAATATTCATGCTAATGGGTAAAAATGGAAAGTGTATGCGTACAAAAATGTGATACCATGAACAATAGCTGGGAAGCAAAGTAGAGGACCTCGTAACTAAATAACCAAATACTTCATCGCTTATAAATTCTCACTTCTGCTTTATTTTTCTTTCTGTTTTCAGAGCATTCCCTCAAAGCTTGTATTTCTGTCAAAAGATAAACATCCCATAAAATCACAATGGTTTCTTTTAATGTAAAACTAATAATGACTAGTTTAAACACAAGCATGGCATTACAAAGTTCTAAATTGCAGTTGTGGCCGTAATATAACAGTTTTAGAAGTCTCCACAATGAAACCGCAACTACAATTGTGGCATCGGCTACATTTTAGAGTGTAATATAAAGGAATTCAGAAATCTATAAAagaaattaatttaaaaaatgtTTTGGTTCAATGAGCATACACAAAGATAGTATTTTTTTTCCATCTCACACTACTAATTTCTAACTAATAAACCATCAATTTAGTCTCAAACTATCACGCTCACTTTAATTTAGAACTAAACTAACAGATTTTCATATAATAGGACTAAAATGACGAATTTTCATATAAACTAGGGATTAAATTGAGTTTAACGACACTTTCTCATAAAATCAACTAAAAATTTAGGAATAGAAAACTCATACTCACAGTCTCAGACATAGAGATAAAGATAGATAATAGAAACAAAACCTTTCTGGCATTCTTTCCAATTCCGGTTAGATCGAACAACGCAATCCTGTGAATTAATTGGGGAAAAAATCAGCCAATCATCGATGAATAATTTTTTTAGGGgtttagggttttgggaagatgaATGAGAGAATGAGATTAACCTGCATCAAGAGATAGAGAGAAGAACATTCGTCGAGCTGCTTGACGTTCTCATCATCGTCGTCTAGATCGGTCGTGTGAAGTGGTTGCGGTGGCGCTAATGGTTTCACTTCGCTCGTGCTCAAAGGTTGTTGCTCCATCTTAACTTGGATCCGAAAAGTGTTCCAACGGCCCTTTCAATTAATTGGAAATTTGGTGAAAGTTTTTAaatcaatattttaaaaatcGAAATAGACTAGAATGGTCTATCAATTTAGGGTGTGTTTGTTTGATGGATTAAAATTATAATCTCGGGAATATCATTCTTAGAAATATTATTGCCAGGAACTTTATTTCCATCAATGTGTTTGGCAAAATCAATAAAATTCATAGGAATATTTTTaagttttatttaattaaattttaaaaattaaaaaaataaaaataaatatgttAAAATAACATAAGAGTGGGAAGTTATGGTTGGTTATTTTAATTCCCATGGGAATATAAGATTCTCATCCTTTGACTTGGGAATAAAAATGGAGAAATTTATGAACAAAACATATTCCTAGGAATAAAAAGTACTCAGGCATAAACTATCAAAACTTGAAACAAACAAGGGAATATGTGAATTCCAATGTCATATTCCCGGGAATAACATTTGTATCCACGAAACAAACACCCTCTTAGGGAATTAATTCTCCTAATTAAAAAAAGATAGCAGATTGAATTGAGATTTTGTGTTCACATATCCATTCAATCCGTTTCACCTTAACTTCGTTAAAAAATAGACGGAACGAACTTAAGATGGAATCTAAGTATTAAATactcaaaatatttattttaattgattaaagATTAATATTTGAACTATAATTTTGAAATATTTGTTGATGATTCTATTTTATACatgagtttaattgaaatacactgagagtgtaaaaggattttacaccgccagttaattatagacgtcggatattaaaagaagcttgacttttattttaaaaatgtataaagtaatacaaacggatgatggtgatgaatcgacggtgtaaaatTTTTTACTCTGACAGTGTAAAATTTTATACATTTATTCGTGATCATATACAATGTTTTTTAAGTAAAATTTgataaaaaaatcattttaaaaaatataattaaaatataaaaataaatatattagtctattaaaaaaatgaaaaataaataaataggcGGACAAGCCCGCCAACACGCCACCTTAACGGGATCGGGTAGATTTTTAAGCACAATTTTATTTAACGGGCTTGTCCGTCCCGTCCCATCCCTTTTTTTATGGGTTTAAGGCGGGACGGGTACTACTCATAGAGATTAAGAAAATTCtataaaaaaacaattttttttttaattttggaaGTGCATCTGCATTTACTTTATACAAAAAAAGTGTTCTAAAGAAAcacattcatatttttttttaaatagttCAAAGGtgtattttttttttgaattagtggaaaattttgattaattCAAAAGCAATCATAACAAAAGCGAACACTTGGATCCAGCTCAAAATATCAACTGAGACAAATCACCCCAAAACAGAAGTTACAACATTAGTCTCGCAAAGTAATGATGTAACTTTCTATTTGTCCACCCCATATATATGTTATCACATCTATaatttttcttcaattttctgTGTATTATGTACATCACTTCCAAAACACGTGTCATTCCTAAATTTCCAAACTTCATAAATACTCTCTGTTGCCGCTAGTTTTAAAACTTCCATTATGTGTGTGTATCTGCCATTGATGTTAAAACGGCACGACACAGTAGTCACTATAAGCATCACCCACTCCATAAATTTCATAGGAAATCCTATTTCAGTAAGGACTTTTTCCATAGCCTTCCAATTGATTATGTCATAGGCCTTTTGGATATTCATTTGGACCATGCACCTTGGAGTTCCAATATAATCCAATTCACTTTTGACCTTTGCCTTAGAACTTTCTCCTCAAATTCTTGCCTCGCGACCAACTCATCACTAGACATGCGTGCCATACTAATTTTAGAAGCATTCATCCTGTCTCCCTCAAGCTCCAATTGTGCCCGCTGCAAATCCGTCATCGCCTGTTCAATTTTCATGCGCATATCAGCCAGAGGTTTTGGTATAGTCCTTATGACAGGTTGCAACCGCTTTAGCTTTTTCCATATCACAGCCATCGACCTTCCAAAGATAGGTTCACTCCAACTGTTGCTCACTCTAGTATCAAAATCTCCCATGTGTACAATGCTGTTAGTAAATCTGAAGTGGTTCTTTCTTTTGCTCTCATCATTCATGTTTGGCTTTAGGCACAAAGGTGCATGGTCTGAAACACTAGGTTGCATAATAGTGAGGGTGTAATCCAGGTGTTTTTGCAGCCAGTCCACATTCCCAATTACTCTGTCTATCCTAGAATAGATGGCACCTTCACTTTGGTTGTTTGACCATGTAAAGTGTTGGCCTTTACTTTCATTTCGTGTAGACCTGATACATCCATTAATTTGCGCAATCTTTGAATTCTACCTCAGTCATATTTCTACCTCCTACCCTATCATTGTATTTCAACACATTATTGAAGTCACCAATCAAGAACCACAATCCTTTTTGGTGCATGTGAATTGTGTCAGAAGAAACGATTTTGTTTGTAAACTTCTGTGTTTTATTAGAGTGCAATTTTGGACTTTTATACATACAGAAAACTTTAGCTATTCTACTAATTAAGATAAATAGTAAATACTCTTAATTTTCCCACTGTCTCTTGACCTTCCAATTCTCTCTATTAACTTATTATTAAAAACCCATTAATTCTAACATTAAGTTTATTCAACAAAACTCCTCTGTAAACTTAAATGTTTCTTCTATTCATCATCCCTATCAATTTCTTGCCTCTGTCGAAGATTTCTTTTGatagtggttttgtgaaaatgttTGCTGCTTGGTCCTTACTTGCTACATGCTTCAATTCGACACTTCCTTCCTTCACGTGTTCTCGAATAAAGTGAAAACGAACGTCAATGTGTTTGCTCCTTTCATGGTTTACTGGATTCTTTGCTAACTCAATTGCTGACCTGTTGTCAACTTGTATTATTGTAGCATCTTTCTGTTCTATCTCCATTTTACTCATCAATCTTCTGAGCCATATTGCATGACAAACACACCAGGATGCTGCTACATATTCTGCTTCACATGTCGAAAGTGTTACTATTGGCTGCTTTTTAGAAAGCCAAGTGAATGCAGTATTTCCCATGAAAAACACAtatccagaagtgctttttcgatCGTCTATGTCTCCGCACCAATCACTGTCGGAGTAACCAACCAACTTGTATTTCTCTGAATTCGAGTAAAACATCCCAAGTGACACTGTTCCTTGGATGTACCTCAGAATTCGCTTCAATGCCTTCCAATGTGTGTAAACTGGCTCCTCCATGAATCGACTTACAATGCCTACACTTAATGAGATATCTGGTCTTGTACATGTGAGATAGCGAAGACTTCCTACCAAACTTCGATATTTGCCTGCTTCGACACGTTCTCCTCCATCAAATTTCGACAATTTTGTTCCTGGTTCCATTGGCGTCGAAGCCGGATTACAGCTTTCCATCTTAtattttttcaagatttcttttgcatatttttcttgtgagatgaagattcctgtttcttcttgtcgaacttccagaccaagaaagaatctcatcaggcctaaatctgtcatctcgaattcatgtgtcattgtgcttttgaattcttctatcatctgatcattactgcccagaaaaataagatcatcaacatagagagcaacaagtaatacattccttccatttttcttcacatagAGGGCATGTTCGTACGGACATTGCTCGAACCCATTCTCCTTGAAATATGTGTCGATACGTGTGTTCCATGCCCGCGGTGCTTGCTTCAGCCCATATAGCGCTTTCTTCAATTTCAGTACCTTCTTCTCTTCTCCAGCTTTCATGTACCCGAGTGGTTGTTCGACATAGACTTCTTCTTCTAGTACACCATTCAGAAAagctgttttgacatccatttgaaatattggccatttgaattgagcagcttgagatatgagtaatcgaattgtctccattcttgcaacaggtgcaaataCTTCGTCATAATCAACTCCTGCTTTCTGTTTGTATCCCTTCGCAACAAGTCTCGCTTTGTATCGTTCTATTTCTCCTTGAGCGTTCATCTTTTTCTTGAATACCCACTTTACACCAATGGGTTGACTACCTTTTGGCAATTCAATTAGCTCCCAAGTGTTGTTGTGGATAATCGCCCTCATCTCTTCGTCCATGGCACTTTTCCACTTCTTGTCTCGTACTGCTTCTTCAAAACTGATGTTTTCAGCATCTGCCAAGAGACATACAAGGTGCACTTCACTTGTCGAATCATACAAATCTTGCAAACTTCGCATTCTGGGTTGTGTAGGTTCATCTTCATCGTCAGAATCTTCAAGTTTTATCGAAATGTTTGATGGTACAGCGACAGATGATTCTTCAACTTCGACAACAGCTTCTGTCGAACTGTTCCAGTCCCACTTACTTGCTTCGTTTATTCGAACGTCTCTACTCACTATCACCTTCTTTCTTATGGGATCAAATAGCTTGTACCCTTTTGTTTTCTCATCATACCCAATGAGTATGTATTTCTGACTTTTGTCTTCAAGTTTCGTTCTTCGTTGATCTGGTACGTGTGCATAAGCAACACTTCCAAATACTTTGAGATGAGAGACTGTTGGCTTTTGTCCGCTCCACGCTTCTTGTGGTGTTTGATCTTCTAACTTCGAATGTGGACAACGATTTTGAACATAAATGACACATTGTACAACTTCTGCCCAAAATTCCTTTGGCATGTtcttgcttttaagcattgaacgaaccatgtcaaggactgttcgattcttcctttcagccaccccattttgttgaggtgagtATGTTGCAGTTAGAAATCTCCTTATACCCTGTTCTTCACAATACTTCATAAAAGCTGTCGAAGTATACTCACCACCTCTATCAGATCGAACTGCTTTAATGTGTCTGTCGGTTTCCTTCTCCACCTTTATTTTGAACCTTTTGAACACCTCGAATGCTTCAGACTTTtctttcaagaaataaacccatgtcTTCCGTGAGTAATCGTCGATAAAGGAAATAAAGTACCTTTTACTACTAAAGGATTCTGGCGTGATTGGCCCACATATGTCAgtgtgaatcaaatcaaggatatgcttagcttgatattctgccttcttttgaaatgaagttcttgtttgtttgctaagtACACATTCTTCACAAAACTTTCCTTCATAATCCATATCTGGTAGTCCATGAACCATGTTCTTTTTCGCCAACCTTCTTAAACCAGCATGATGTAGATGACCAAAGCGTAGATGCCATAGTGACGCTTTGTCTTCGACATTTACTTGTAAACATTTTTCTCGAACGTTTATCAGATTCAGTTTGTACATTCGATTTCTCTCCATTTCGACACGAGCAATCAGATGTCCCAGCTTGTCCTTCAAATACAGTATCCGTTCTTTCATCAGTATCGAATAACCTTTTTCTGTAAGTTGTCCCAAACTCAAGATGTTGGTCTTAAGGTTTGGTACATAATAAACATCTTGAATTGATCCAATCAACCCATCTTCCTGCAGGTAACGAATCGTTCCTTTGCCTTCGACCTTCACTTTCGATGCATCTCCGAAAGACACATTGCCATCTTCAATCTTTCTCATTTGTTTAAACAGGTGTTTGTGACCACACATATGGTTACTTGCTCCTGAGTCAAGGTACCAAACATTGTCATTTGTGTTGATCTCATTTTGAGCCATCAAGAGAAAACCTTCATTTGCTTCAGCTTCCAAGGTTAGATTGGTTGTTTCTTCTACCTTCTTTTCGATTCGACAATCTTTTGTAAGATGTCCCACTTTATCACAGTTatagcatttgaatgagttacaATCCTTCGCATAATGGCCATACTTCCCACACTTGTAGCATTCAAAGTTGGAATGGTTCGACCTACCACCTCTTTGACCACGTCCTCTGCCACGCCAATTTTGCTGGATCGACTGTCCTCTGTCGAAGTTGCTGCCTCTACCACTTCGACCATTGTCACGTCCTCCACGACCACGTCCTCTTCCTCGAAAATTTTGAGAAAAGAGTACCTTTTCGTCTTTGATTTGCTCCTTGGTTTGATTTGCGTCCTCTActccttcttccttctttttcatcttaCGTTGTTCGTGTGCTTCGAGGGAACCTGCGAGCTCTTCGACTACGAGCGTCGAAAGGTCCTTCGACTCTTCTATTGCACACACAATATTCTCAAACTTATCTGTTAAAGATCTCAAAATCTTTTCGACAACTCGTTCATCAGTTACTGTTTCGCCATTTCTGCTGAGTTGGTTCACCACTTTTTGTACACGCGTGATGTAGTCAGATACATTTTCTGACTCCTTCATCTGCATCCTCTCCAATTCGCCACGAAGTGTTTGGAGTCGAACTTGCTTTACTCGATCTGCTCCTTTGAACACTTTCTCCAGTGTGTCCCACGCTTCTTTCGACGTAGTCGAACCGACAATCTTTTCGAAGCTTGATTCATCAACAGCCCTAAACAACATGTAAAGTGCCGTTTTATCCTTCGATCGCGTCTCTTTCAACGCCTTGTTTTGAGCTGCCGTATATCCCTCAACATCTGTTGGTTCTTCAAACCCATCTTTGTTCACCTCCCACGCGTCTAGAGATCCGAGAAGAGCTTTCATCTGGATACTCCAGTTTTCGTAATTCAACTTCGTTAGTCGTGGTAACGGCATTTGATTCATCATATTTGCCATTAGCTCTGATGCCAATTTGTCAGAAGAAACGATTTTGTTTGTAAACTTCTGTGTTTTATTAGAGTGCAATTTTGGACTTTTATACATACAGAAAACTTTAGCTATTCTACTAATTAAGATAAATAGTAAATACTCTTAATTTTCCCACTGTCTCTTGACCTTCCAATTCTCTCTATTAACTTATTATTAAAAACCCATTAATTCTAACATTAAGTTTATTCAACAAATTGCTGCAAGATGATTCCATAATACTTTCCTGTTATTCAGTTGGTTTTACGCATAGATCGTTGTAATCCAATATAACCACTTTCCATTACAGTCAGAAGCACTACAATGAACCATTTGATATGTTGTCTTCACCACTTGAACCTTAATCTTGTTGTGATTCCAGTAGACCCAGATTCTTCCATTAGCATGTTTTTCATAATTATCGAAGTAATTTCCATGCAACTTCAATTTGGACCTAGTCTTCACAGCTTCGTTTTCCTTCACCCTAGTTTCAATCAATATAGCAATATTGGGGTTTAGGCCTAAGAGACGGGAGCTTATCTCTTTCACCTTCCCCGAATTTTTGAGCCCCCTCACATTCCAAGCTAGGATCATGGGACATCCTCGTGAAATATTATGCTTTTCCCACCCCTAGTGTCTCAAAGCCATTTTCACAATTTATGCTTCCTGTTTGCACATGTGTTTTCCCCCTATCCCTGCTCCCTTTCGTAACAGTCTTCCATTTATCTTTGACCATGTGAACATATACCATGTCTGGATTAGATATCTCTTGTTATTATTATTTCTGGTATATATAGAGGTTACAGGATTATACAAGTAATTACACTAATTAATTACATTTAATGAGAACAAATCAATTTCTGATTTGTTTTCCTTATTCTAAGAATAAACCCTTAATCTATGAATAAACTAATTCCTATTCACAAACATTTCCACTTGAATTAACAGTTAGAGTCTGTATAGGTTGTACAGGATGTGCAAGAGTGATATTATCTGGGCTTTTACCTTGTATTATCTCTTCCTTGTCCGAAGGTTTGAGCAACTACAATTTAACGGTTTTCTCACCACACAAAGGTGTATCTTTGAATTCATTCatataatgatttttttaatttaataatttagTGACAAATTCGAAAGTGCAGTTCCAAATTTGTCAAGTGGAAATTTGAAAAATACCACCTTGCATGTATTTTACAACTTGGTAAATATTTTGGAATTATATTTCATGATTTGCCAAgcagaaaaagaaaaagaagtacAATCTTGAATGTTTGtgaaggtggcaagaaacacaagaaattgGAGTTTGAATTTAGTTTCTAAAAAAGAAAGTTTTTTCAACCCAACCCAACCCAACAATaaacaaagaacaaaaataaatgaaacaattatttttatcctggttcgtTGTTAACTAAGCTACCTCTAGTCCACCCGCCAGGGTGAGTTTGCCCTATCAACAAGGATTTAATCAACTATAACCAAACTGACTACAAACACACAAAGATTACatgtcaatgtcttcttgagTAATTATGACTATACCCTAGTCACTCAAAGAATACAAACTCAATCAATGAGATTACAATAAATGTGTTTACAAGATTTCTTCTAAGAAAGATGATTACACAAATTTAAGTACAATGAATTTATCACACAATAACGAATAAAAGCTCTATGTGCACTTTCTTCTCTCTATACACAATATATTGTTCATGTAGATGATGACTTGTATAACATAATGAATTAACAACCTATTCATTCTCCAAAGTATTCTTTATATAGGCAATGAAAAGATCCACTAGAGTGTAGATTTGGAATACCAAGTTGCAGTTGCATCCTTGCATAACGACTTGCAAAATGGGAGGCAAAATAGTACAATAGTACATTTCTTAGACTACAAAATTAGCGCAGTGAGGGGATATTTGATCTTGTATTGTATACTAATTTTCTTACataaaaccttttgatcttatcttctaattTTCATAGGCTTCTGAATAAATATTATTGAAGCATGTTTAGAAGGATCAAGAGTCTGGTTGGGAGAAACTTTAAAACCTTGGTCTTTAGACTCTTGACACAGTTTCTCAGAACCCGATCTTTAGAGTCTTTAGAGcttggtcttcagagtcttcaaaaCTTGAGAACGCAAAATCTTAAGAGCTTGACAAATCTTCAGAGGCTCTTCTATCCGAGTCATAGTTAGAAGATTTAGCACAAATGTTCATCAGAACATCGTTTAAGAGCATTCCAGAACTTAACATAATCTTGTAAAGTGCACTTTTTGTATCTCTTTAGAGTCAAAATATGTTGAGTCCAGAATCTGATGACGTCACACACAAAATCTTCAGAATCAAAACCTGTTAGAAAAAGCTACACACTAGACAAAACTATTAgggtacaaaattgttctctaagaaaTAATATATTATTATCATCAGAACTAAAAGCCATATGCAGAACCAAATattgttcttacaatctcccattttttatggtgacaaaaccatgtattttgatgaTCAATTTTTACTTGGTTAAATCACATAAAAACACCAGAGTGAGGTCTGTAAGCTCCCTCTCAATTTTATATTATTGAAATTATTTTTCAGCTTAGAGTTTCAGAGTTAGGTTTGCAAGCTCCCCCCTGAATTTAAAATTTAAACATAATCTTAACACATATAAAATATCTCAATCAACATGAAATAATTAACTTTCCAAAATGCAGAAGCCTGGTTACAGAAGTATTTCAATTGATAATTGACTTTTCTTTGAGTATTAGAAAGTCTGGTTGTCAGCCTTGTATCAAAGCTTGTATATGCCTGGTATGCAACAAAGTAGGTTAAATGATCAACATATTCCGAATAGCCTGTATACGATTCTCAATGTAGGTTCAAAGGTTCGACGCATTTATGATTTTCAAGGAATgtagagtctatggtttcctgcaAAAAAAACCCATATCCCCGGGTAAGTTCTAGTATTCAAAGGTGATCCCTAAAAGGCCTCCCAAAGTTATGGATCCAAATAAAAATACCTTGCCATAGAAAATGCTTGCAAGATAATGGTTCTTCCAAGTGAACCTAGTCTGGGTGTGGATCTCGTGTCAACCTAACGCGTGAAACGTAAGTCAATACGACTATCCACGATTCTATCCTGTGTGTATACTGAGTATAGAGCTTCTCTCGAATCACAAAGCCCAACCCACAACAAAGAATATAACAAATATGCAGcatataataaatatttaaagCAATAAATAATACAATAAATAACATAAAGATAAAGCTAGTAAACAGTAAATATAAACACCTaaacaaacaaggaaacaaaCAAAACTAAGCTCTACTTGCTTATGGAGTCCCCGACAGGGTCTCCAACTGTCGTGTTGCGAAAAATACCTGAACACATCACATGCTCCAAGATAGAACAAAGTtgtcaccgaactttatttattcttgaaggaaagggaaaataatgataaaacccAAGGAGAAGAGAAAacgggtaaggaagtcggttatgcaaggggaaagtattagcaccccctcacatctgttgtaaTCAACcggaaccattttgattgttctttaTATGGATAGGTGTTGCTATCAaaaggttacttgcaaaaagaAAAAATAAGTTTATTAATTAGTGCGCCCGTCAAGGATTCGAACCCTTatgcctacatattctcata from Lathyrus oleraceus cultivar Zhongwan6 chromosome 1, CAAS_Psat_ZW6_1.0, whole genome shotgun sequence includes:
- the LOC127078918 gene encoding uncharacterized protein LOC127078918, which codes for MEQQPLSTSEVKPLAPPQPLHTTDLDDDDENVKQLDECSSLYLLMQDCVVRSNRNWKECQKEIQALRECSENRKKNKAEVRIYKR